In bacterium, the following proteins share a genomic window:
- a CDS encoding PAS domain S-box protein produces MPSRSGRPNRTPGGSAPGGRSQDNSHHRIAQLETELAQSQEQRDTLARNYYSLLSAINMPGVSVDSQWRLTGYWGNFSTLREWVSELAAKKAPLSELLQDGDFQKIEAHFSQIEALAGLPFDRNDEPWVVEYEGPDDKERIGRDWRVSRSCDPSHWRLVRRDGRMELEHRFHPESEADCYLMLDRSLNRPDRDIKVIYRIHTGHAHNRMRDFSLVIGGALGNEEMLCDSLGYTVCVASLYNTQTRIQRQATDLVLRHEVLASDRDYEIVVERTGGRIRRWMTDLKTGRKMPLLETIDSDAVYDRSPYLGFTTFAGQARFFGIRVLTRKSLFRVNRFRIPFEVEVGLKGMNGRRFKLRMGREVHDGLRWTLMFEDITEQKRSAEKIRFSEEKYRALFEMESDALFLISNVDGRILEVNQAAVEMYGYSRSELLRLRNLDLSGEPDQTHAATLSRLTVIPVRWHRRKDGAVFPVEINARHFTWQGLPVHLAAIRGIEERIRSHKVQEEQHQFLRQVIDMNPSMIYVLDEEGRNILANETFRHFLGVGPEEITGKYSDEFFLDREDGLNSRQADRELLEGSKDKHVLEQNVRDRKGQLHRLYTVKIAERNAAGKVCRIFGVSTDITAIRQSEEALRRSEKRFRELFEHSNDAVFIHDLEGRTLDVNRQACRMLGYTRAELLDRHVVSLHPEADRESGQRHLQGIGLQGGISIESRLLRADGSRIEVEISSKLIDLETRTVQSVIRDITARKRGEAALRDSERKYRVLFDTSSEALSIIDVETGRYIEVNRAGQELFGYTRKEFLEDIKPQDLNPEPEQSLQHMKDIIASDKVHRFEMIHLHKNKTRIPVEIYAAPFSLDGHRYILAQARDITERKRAEEALRERERRYRALFDTSSEALCVFDLKDQTFIEANRAALELYGYSREEFIGLTPYAMTHDPELTEKNFERLLKDCEFHLQEITNFRKDGSSVPVEVFGTLFQLEGRNMIMIQVRDITERKKAQRLLLESEARSRAMLEAIPDLMFRLDRQGMFLDYKGHKDWLYLQPDQFLGKSISEVMPGHIAETLMRKIEQTLQSGLMEWFEYELAMPDGMHFYECRMVAIDPTQVLALVRDITERHIAAAQLAQAHSELDQIFNATNPIAVIGADKSVLRVNRSWIEVFGQRIEDLVGQQCCDLWSGTRCNTANCPLEKIRSGLDKYELEIEKRLLDGSKLPCILTVTPFRDPEGKLLGIVESFKDISELKLLEQERLRSDKLESIGLLAGGIAHDFNNILTSILGNASLARMMVKPEDSVTEPLSAIENSSLRARELTMQLLTFSRGGQPVKRIASLADLVQEAVKFALSGSSVSYELKFQPQLWAVEVDPGQINQVLNNLIINADQAMPKGGTIRISLDNCRLRKNQVPGLEAGRYVRMSLSDSGIGIAPELMPRIFDPYFTTKQKGSGLGLATVYSIVKRHGGVIVVESELQKGTTFKLWFPASSQKQTALEEKSAVRAGRGESILVMDDEAAVRKVLQGMLEKLGYRVEQAADGDAAVELFIQRLAQGKPFDAVIMDLTIPGGMGGREAVQKLLEIDPQVKAIVSSGYSNEQVLSDFRKYGFSGIMTKPYRLEELKAVMNRVLYEP; encoded by the coding sequence ATGCCCTCTCGCTCAGGCCGGCCCAACCGGACGCCAGGCGGTTCAGCCCCCGGCGGACGGAGCCAGGACAATTCCCACCATCGCATCGCACAGCTCGAAACTGAGCTGGCCCAATCCCAGGAACAGCGCGACACGCTCGCCCGCAACTACTACTCGCTCCTGTCCGCAATCAACATGCCCGGTGTCAGTGTCGACAGCCAATGGCGGCTGACCGGCTACTGGGGCAATTTCAGCACCCTGCGCGAATGGGTTTCGGAACTGGCCGCCAAAAAGGCCCCCCTGAGCGAACTTCTCCAGGACGGTGATTTCCAGAAAATAGAGGCGCATTTCTCCCAGATCGAGGCCCTGGCCGGCCTGCCCTTCGACCGGAACGACGAGCCCTGGGTGGTGGAATACGAAGGCCCGGATGACAAAGAGCGGATCGGCCGGGACTGGCGGGTCTCGCGCTCCTGCGACCCGAGCCACTGGCGCCTGGTCCGGCGCGACGGCCGCATGGAGCTCGAGCACCGTTTCCACCCGGAGAGCGAGGCGGACTGCTATCTGATGCTCGACCGGTCCCTGAACCGTCCGGACCGGGACATTAAAGTGATCTACCGCATCCACACCGGACACGCCCACAACCGCATGCGCGACTTCTCCCTGGTGATCGGCGGGGCGCTCGGCAACGAGGAAATGCTCTGCGACAGCCTGGGCTACACGGTTTGCGTCGCCTCGCTTTACAACACGCAGACACGCATCCAGCGCCAGGCCACCGACCTGGTGCTCCGGCACGAGGTCCTGGCTTCGGACCGGGATTACGAGATCGTGGTCGAGCGCACGGGCGGGAGGATAAGACGCTGGATGACCGACCTTAAGACCGGCCGGAAGATGCCACTGCTGGAGACTATCGATTCCGACGCGGTCTATGATCGCAGCCCCTACCTCGGGTTCACCACCTTCGCCGGCCAGGCCCGTTTCTTCGGGATACGCGTCCTGACCCGCAAGTCACTGTTCCGGGTCAACCGTTTCCGTATCCCGTTCGAGGTGGAGGTGGGGCTCAAGGGCATGAACGGGCGGCGGTTCAAGTTGCGCATGGGCCGGGAGGTGCACGACGGGCTGCGCTGGACCCTGATGTTCGAGGACATCACCGAGCAGAAACGCTCGGCGGAGAAAATCCGGTTCAGCGAGGAAAAGTACCGCGCCCTGTTCGAGATGGAATCGGACGCCCTGTTCCTGATCTCCAACGTGGACGGCAGGATACTGGAGGTGAACCAGGCGGCGGTGGAAATGTACGGCTACAGCCGCAGCGAGCTGCTCCGCCTGCGTAACCTCGACCTCTCAGGTGAGCCGGACCAAACCCACGCCGCCACGTTGAGCAGGCTGACCGTCATCCCGGTGCGCTGGCACCGCCGCAAAGACGGTGCCGTGTTCCCGGTGGAGATAAACGCCCGGCATTTCACCTGGCAGGGCCTGCCGGTGCACCTGGCGGCCATCCGGGGGATCGAGGAGCGGATACGCTCCCATAAGGTCCAGGAGGAGCAGCACCAGTTCCTGCGGCAGGTGATCGACATGAACCCCAGCATGATCTACGTGCTGGATGAAGAGGGCCGCAACATTCTGGCGAACGAGACTTTCAGGCATTTCCTGGGGGTCGGGCCGGAGGAGATAACCGGAAAATACTCCGATGAGTTCTTCCTGGACCGTGAGGACGGCCTGAACTCCAGGCAGGCCGACCGGGAGTTGCTCGAGGGCTCGAAAGACAAACATGTCCTGGAGCAGAACGTGCGGGACCGCAAGGGACAGCTTCACCGTCTGTACACGGTCAAGATCGCGGAGCGGAATGCCGCGGGCAAAGTCTGCCGGATATTCGGGGTCAGCACCGACATCACCGCCATCCGTCAGAGCGAGGAGGCGCTGCGCCGCAGCGAAAAACGTTTCCGCGAGCTGTTCGAGCACTCCAACGACGCGGTCTTCATCCACGACCTGGAGGGCCGCACCCTGGATGTCAACCGCCAGGCCTGCCGCATGCTGGGCTACACGCGCGCGGAACTTCTGGACCGCCATGTCGTCTCCCTGCATCCCGAGGCGGACCGCGAATCCGGCCAGCGTCACCTCCAGGGCATCGGCCTGCAAGGCGGCATATCGATCGAGTCCCGGCTCCTGCGTGCCGACGGCAGCCGGATCGAAGTGGAAATCAGCTCCAAGCTGATCGACCTGGAAACCCGGACCGTCCAGAGCGTCATCCGCGACATCACCGCGCGCAAGCGCGGCGAGGCCGCCCTGCGCGACAGCGAGCGCAAGTACCGGGTGCTGTTCGATACCTCCTCCGAGGCCCTCTCAATTATCGACGTCGAAACCGGGCGCTATATCGAGGTCAACCGTGCCGGGCAGGAACTTTTCGGCTATACCAGAAAGGAATTCCTCGAGGATATAAAGCCCCAGGACCTGAACCCGGAGCCGGAGCAATCCCTGCAGCACATGAAGGACATAATCGCCAGTGACAAGGTCCACCGCTTCGAGATGATCCACCTGCACAAGAACAAGACCCGCATCCCGGTCGAGATTTATGCCGCCCCCTTTTCGCTCGACGGACACAGGTACATCCTGGCCCAGGCGCGGGACATCACAGAGCGCAAGCGCGCCGAGGAGGCGCTGCGCGAGCGGGAGCGCCGCTACCGGGCGCTGTTCGACACCTCCTCGGAAGCCCTCTGCGTTTTTGATTTGAAGGACCAGACCTTCATCGAGGCCAACCGTGCGGCCCTGGAGCTTTACGGTTATTCCAGGGAGGAGTTCATCGGCCTGACACCCTACGCGATGACCCATGACCCGGAGCTTACGGAAAAGAACTTCGAACGGCTGCTCAAGGATTGCGAGTTCCACCTTCAGGAGATTACCAATTTCCGGAAAGACGGCAGCAGTGTGCCGGTGGAGGTTTTCGGCACCCTGTTCCAGCTCGAGGGCCGGAATATGATCATGATCCAGGTGCGCGATATCACCGAACGCAAGAAAGCCCAGCGTCTCCTGCTTGAAAGCGAGGCCCGCAGCCGGGCCATGCTGGAGGCCATACCCGACCTGATGTTCCGGCTGGACAGGCAGGGCATGTTCCTGGATTACAAGGGACACAAGGACTGGCTCTATCTGCAGCCGGATCAGTTCCTTGGAAAATCCATCAGTGAAGTGATGCCCGGGCATATCGCCGAAACCCTGATGCGTAAAATCGAGCAGACATTGCAGTCCGGCCTCATGGAGTGGTTCGAGTACGAGCTGGCGATGCCCGATGGGATGCATTTTTACGAATGCAGGATGGTCGCCATCGATCCGACCCAGGTGCTGGCGCTGGTGCGCGACATCACCGAGCGCCATATAGCCGCGGCTCAACTGGCCCAGGCGCACTCCGAGCTGGACCAGATCTTCAACGCCACCAATCCCATTGCGGTGATCGGGGCCGACAAGTCGGTCCTGCGGGTCAACCGCAGCTGGATCGAGGTTTTCGGGCAGAGGATAGAGGACCTGGTCGGGCAGCAGTGCTGCGACCTGTGGTCCGGCACCCGCTGCAATACGGCCAACTGCCCGCTCGAAAAGATACGCTCCGGCCTGGACAAGTACGAGCTGGAGATCGAAAAGAGACTGCTGGACGGCAGCAAGCTGCCCTGCATCCTGACTGTCACGCCTTTCCGCGACCCGGAGGGCAAGCTGCTGGGGATCGTGGAAAGCTTCAAGGACATCTCCGAGCTCAAGCTGCTCGAGCAGGAGCGCCTGCGCTCGGATAAGCTCGAATCGATCGGCCTGTTAGCCGGGGGGATCGCCCACGATTTCAACAACATCCTCACCTCCATCCTGGGCAACGCCTCCCTGGCCCGGATGATGGTCAAGCCGGAGGACAGCGTGACCGAGCCGCTGAGCGCGATCGAGAACTCCAGCCTGCGCGCCCGCGAGCTGACCATGCAGCTGCTGACTTTCAGCCGCGGCGGCCAGCCGGTCAAGCGCATCGCCTCGCTGGCCGACCTGGTGCAGGAGGCGGTGAAATTCGCCCTCAGCGGATCGAGTGTCAGCTACGAGCTGAAATTCCAGCCGCAGCTCTGGGCGGTGGAGGTCGATCCCGGCCAGATCAACCAGGTGCTGAACAACCTGATAATCAACGCGGACCAGGCCATGCCCAAGGGCGGGACAATCCGGATCAGCCTGGACAACTGCCGTCTGCGCAAAAACCAGGTCCCGGGCCTGGAGGCGGGACGCTATGTACGGATGAGCCTTTCGGACAGCGGTATCGGCATCGCCCCCGAACTCATGCCGCGCATCTTCGACCCCTATTTCACCACCAAGCAGAAAGGCAGCGGCCTGGGCCTGGCCACGGTCTATTCGATCGTGAAGCGTCACGGCGGCGTCATTGTTGTGGAAAGCGAACTGCAGAAAGGCACCACTTTCAAGCTCTGGTTCCCGGCCTCCAGTCAGAAACAGACTGCCTTGGAGGAAAAGTCGGCGGTCCGTGCCGGGCGCGGCGAATCCATACTGGTGATGGATGACGAGGCCGCGGTGCGCAAGGTGCTTCAGGGCATGCTCGAAAAGCTGGGCTACCGGGTGGAGCAGGCGGCGGACGGGGATGCGGCGGTGGAGCTTTTCATCCAGCGGCTGGCCCAGGGCAAGCCGTTCGACGCGGTCATCATGGACCTGACCATCCCCGGCGGCATGGGCGGGCGCGAGGCGGTGCAGAAACTGCTCGAGATCGACCCTCAAGTCAAAGCCATAGTCTCCAGCGGATACTCCAACGAACAGGTGCTTTCAGACTTCCGCAAATACGGTTTCAGTGGTATAATGACCAAGCCCTACCGTCTCGAGGAACTGAAAGCTGTCATGAACCGGGTCCTGTACGAGCCTTGA
- a CDS encoding dipeptidyl peptidase 3: protein MTRNVAFMALTAVLALTACRGGENKDRMQSATQTGPQFKYLAEQFADLKVLRYQIPAFEQLSPQQKALVYYLYEAGLSGRDILWDQNCKYNLTVRHSLENIVRTYKGDRESQNWKDFMVYVKRVWFSNGIHHHYSNNKIMPGFPAEYFAELAEGSDPAGFPLQDGESVAQLAARLTPVLFDPAVAAKRVNLDSSVDLVTSSANNFYEGVTQAEAEAYYKAKMNPQDPEPVSWGLNSKLVKENGQIEERVWKVGGMYGPAIEKIVFWLEKAAGVAENESQRKALEALIQFYRSGDLKQFDQFSILWVEDSTATVDVINGFIETYGDALGFRATYESLVYFKDRESTRRMEAIAGQAQWFEDHSPILDQHKKKKVTGISGRVVAVAGEAGDVTPSTPIGINLPNANWIRTRYGSKSITISNLVHAYDEVARTSGVLEEFNLRPESIERQRQWGDLADNLHTDLHEVIGHASGQINPGVGQPKETLKNYGSTLEEARADLVALYYLPDPKMVEIGVISTPEVGKAAYDDYITNGLLVQLARVKPGEQIEEAHMRNRALVCRWVLEKGAPDKVVEPVTQDGKTYYVVNDYDKLRVLFGALLREIQRIESEGDYTGGQALVENYGVKVDPALHQEVLARYAKLNIAPYSGFINPLLKPVLQDGNVVDVQVEYPEDFTAQMLYYADTYSFLPVTN, encoded by the coding sequence AGTTCGCCGACCTGAAAGTCCTGCGCTACCAGATTCCGGCTTTCGAGCAGCTCAGCCCGCAGCAGAAAGCGCTGGTCTACTACCTGTACGAGGCCGGCCTGAGCGGCCGCGACATCCTCTGGGACCAGAACTGCAAGTACAACCTCACGGTGCGCCACAGCCTCGAGAACATCGTACGCACTTACAAGGGTGACCGCGAGAGCCAGAACTGGAAGGATTTCATGGTCTACGTGAAGCGGGTCTGGTTCTCCAACGGAATCCACCATCACTACTCGAACAACAAGATCATGCCCGGTTTCCCGGCCGAATATTTCGCCGAGCTGGCCGAGGGCTCCGACCCGGCCGGTTTCCCGCTGCAGGACGGCGAGAGCGTGGCCCAACTCGCCGCGCGCCTGACCCCGGTGCTGTTCGACCCCGCGGTGGCGGCCAAGCGGGTGAACCTCGATTCAAGCGTGGACCTGGTCACCTCCAGCGCCAACAATTTCTACGAGGGCGTGACCCAGGCCGAGGCCGAGGCTTACTATAAGGCGAAAATGAACCCCCAGGACCCGGAACCGGTCTCCTGGGGCCTCAACTCCAAGCTGGTCAAAGAGAACGGCCAGATCGAGGAGCGGGTCTGGAAAGTGGGCGGGATGTACGGCCCGGCCATCGAGAAGATCGTGTTCTGGCTGGAAAAAGCCGCCGGCGTGGCCGAGAACGAAAGCCAGCGCAAGGCCCTGGAGGCGCTGATACAGTTCTACCGCAGCGGCGACCTGAAACAGTTCGACCAGTTCAGTATCCTCTGGGTCGAGGACTCCACCGCCACGGTGGATGTGATAAACGGGTTCATCGAGACCTACGGCGATGCCCTCGGGTTCCGGGCCACCTACGAGTCGCTGGTCTATTTCAAGGACCGGGAGTCCACCCGGCGCATGGAGGCCATCGCCGGCCAGGCCCAGTGGTTCGAGGACCACTCGCCGATCCTGGACCAGCACAAGAAGAAAAAAGTCACCGGGATCAGCGGCCGGGTGGTCGCCGTGGCCGGCGAGGCCGGGGATGTCACCCCCTCCACGCCCATCGGGATCAACCTGCCAAACGCCAACTGGATCCGGACGCGCTACGGCTCCAAGAGCATCACTATCAGCAACCTGGTCCATGCCTACGATGAGGTGGCCCGCACCAGCGGCGTGCTGGAGGAATTCAACCTCCGGCCCGAGAGCATCGAGCGCCAGCGCCAGTGGGGCGACCTGGCCGACAACCTGCACACCGACCTGCACGAGGTGATCGGACACGCCAGCGGGCAGATAAACCCGGGCGTGGGCCAGCCCAAGGAAACGCTGAAGAACTACGGCAGCACCCTGGAGGAGGCCCGCGCCGACCTGGTGGCCCTGTACTACCTGCCCGACCCCAAGATGGTCGAGATCGGCGTGATCTCCACGCCGGAGGTGGGCAAGGCCGCCTATGACGACTACATCACCAACGGCCTGCTGGTGCAGCTGGCGCGGGTCAAGCCCGGCGAGCAGATCGAGGAGGCCCACATGCGCAACCGGGCCCTGGTCTGCCGCTGGGTGCTGGAAAAAGGCGCCCCGGACAAGGTGGTGGAGCCGGTCACCCAGGACGGCAAGACCTACTACGTGGTGAACGACTACGACAAGCTGCGCGTGCTGTTCGGCGCGCTCCTGCGCGAGATACAGCGCATTGAGAGCGAGGGCGACTACACCGGCGGGCAGGCCCTGGTGGAAAACTACGGCGTCAAGGTGGACCCGGCGCTGCACCAGGAGGTGCTGGCGCGCTACGCCAAGCTGAACATCGCGCCCTATTCGGGTTTCATCAACCCGCTGCTCAAGCCCGTGCTGCAGGACGGGAACGTGGTGGACGTGCAAGTGGAGTACCCGGAGGATTTCACGGCCCAGATGCTGTACTATGCCGATACCTATTCGTTCCTGCCCGTTACGAATTGA